The segment CCGCGAGAGTTAACCAAGGTTATTCTGCCGACCTACCGCATCGAACCTCCAGATGTGCTGCAGATTGACGCAATCAATGCAGTTCCAAAGCCCCCTTACCGGCTGCGAACTTTCGACTCCGTCGTTCTGCAGGTTACCAACACGCTGCCCGATGCGCCGATCTCCGGGACGTTTGTGGTGGAACCAGGGGGCGTAATCAATCTTGGGTATCCGTACGGGCGCGTTAAAGTATCGGGCATGACGGTGGACACCGCTCGAACTGCGATCGAAACCCAACTCAAGCAGACGCTTAAGGATCCGATTCTGAGCCTGGCACTGGGCGACATCGCCGGCAAACAACAAATCAGTGGGCAACACCTGGTTACTCAAGATGGCACCGTGACACTGGGCACCTACGGAAGTGTGCTGGTCGTAGGACAGACGCTCGCCGAGGCGAAACGCTCGATCGAGCAGCACCTCTCGCAGTCCCTAGAGGAGCCTGAAGTGTCGGTCGATGTCTACGCTTACAACAGCAAGAATTATTACGTCGTAACACAAGGCGCCCAACTGGGAGATGGAGTGAGCAAGTTCCCAGTTACCGGCAACGAGACGGTGCTCGACGCCATTTCTCAGATCAGTGGTTTGACGTCGGTTTCCTCGACCACGATTTGGATCGCTCGCCCCGGCCACAACGCGGAGGGATGCGACCAAATCATGCCGGTGGATTGGGTCGGATTAACCCAGCGCGGCGATCCCACCACCAACTACCAGTTGCTGCCCGGAGATCGAGTCTACGTTGCTCAAGATGAATTGGTGGCGACAGACAATTTGATGGCAAAAATCATTTCGCCGATGGAGCGAGTTTTTGGAATCACGCTGCTGGGCAGCGGTACCGTGTTTAACTTAAAACGCGGCGGCTTTGGTGGCGGTGGCGGTGGTTTTTAGCACTTTCTTGAGCGAACGGTATCCGACAAGATCGGCTGACCAGAAAAAGAACTTCGATTCGGTAAATCACACATGTCATTTTCCGGGGGGAACAGGGGCTGGACCACCGCGAGCGTAGCGCTCGTGCTGCTGAGTGGTTGCATAAGCCATAACCAGGTCCACCTGAAGAATCCGTCTCCCTGCCGCATTCATTGCCACGCCGATTATGTCGCTCCTCTCGACCCTGAATGCCACGGCTATCATCCAACCTGCTGGCAGTCGTGGTCGTGCAATTGCCCTCCCTGTCCACCGCCGGCAGCAAATGCGGAGTGTCCCGAGTGGCCGCTCATGCCCTTTATGCATGAGCCTCCTGCGCAACCGATGATCAATGCACGGCCGCAAGAATCGGATGTGCCGCTCTTGCATCAGCGGTTTGAAGTCGTGCCCGAAGAAGTTCGGCCGCCATCGAAGCCCGTCATTCCCGCGGAAGAAGCCCCCGCGCCTCCCGACCTGTTCGACGATTCGCCGCGACCGGAACCAATGTCGAAAGTTTCCGCTGGATCTAGTTCGCGCTTGGTGATTGTCAGTCCAAAGCCCAACGCCGAATCGCCGCGACCGCAGAGCAGTCGTTGACCTTTCATGTGGCGCAGCACGACTATCGGGTCCGCACGGTCTAGGTATAATGGGCAGTTCGATCGCGCCGCGCTGCATGGTTGAATCGCGGCGTACCGGTTATACAGCAAGGGTGAATTGCCGGTTGGATCGGTGAAACTGCCTCCTCTTACGGCGCTTGCCAGAGTGCGCGCTTTGCAACGGTGAATCGAATTCTTGTCACGGGTGGTGCGGGATTCATTGGCAGCCATCTGATCGATCGGCTCGTTGCAACAGGTCGCGACGTGACGGTCATCGACAACTTTGATGCTTTCTATTCGAGGGAAGAAAAGCAGCGTAATCTCCAGCCACATTTGCAGCTTGACCGCATTCGCTTGATTGAAGCCGATATCGTCAACGACAATTTGAACGACCGCCTCGGCTCAGAGTCGTTCGACGCCATTGTGCATCTGGCAGCATTGGCCGGAGTGCGACCCTCGCTTGAACGGCCCATCGAGTATCAGCGCGTGAATGTGCTGGGGACAACTCAACTTCTGGAGTATGCGCGCCGGCGGACCGTTCGTCAGTTCGTATTCGCCTCTTCGTCTAGCGTGTATGGCAACAATTCGGACTTCCCCTGGCGTGAGGATTCTTCGGCACCCAGCCCAATCAGTCCCTATGCGGCCAGCAAGTTAGCCGGAGAAGCACTCGGTCGCGTCTATTCCGCTTTGTTTGGAATTCGGTTTATCGCGCTGCGGTTTTTTACCGTCTATGGTCCTCGTCAACGACCAGACTTGGCGATTCGCAGATTCGCCCAGTCGATTTTGGCCGATCGTCCAATTGCACTGTTTGGCGACGGTTCCAGTACCCGCGATTATACCTATGTAGACGACATCGTAGACGGCATCATGGCAGCTATTTCGTATCAGCAATCCTCATTCGAGGCGATCAATCTTGGCAATCATCGCGATATTGGCCTGTTGCAACTAGTGCGCGAAATCGAATTGGCCTTGGGTCGCCGCGCGACGATTCAGTGGCTACCGGCTCAACCAGGAGACGTCGAGCGGACTTGCGCATCGATTACCAAAGCACAAGCGCTACTTCATTACGACCCGCAGGTTTCGCTGCAGCGTGGCTTACAAAAGTTTTGCGAGTGGCTGCGGCCTCTGGTGATAAAATAGCCTTTGCTCGCCTGTTCGCGCCCTGGCTGCGGCCTCGTTTGCCAAAGGGACTTCCTACTGGCCCGAACTATGGCCAATTCTGTCGGAGCATCTCGCCGTTTGTGGGCGATTCGTCGTCGGCGATTGTGCTGAGTCGCTCGGCGTTGACATCCGAACCACTGCGCATTCGCAGGCGGAATTCCGAGGGCGTTATCGTATACTGGCGGCGAAAGGCGACGCCAAAATGGGTCGAACTGCTGAATCCACATTGCTGCGCAATCTGCGCAATGGATTTGCGCTGGTCGCTGAGGAGCTTGCGCGAAGTTTCAAGGCGAAGCAATCGAATGAATTCCATCGGCGTTTGCCGCAAATGTTCCAAAAACCGCAACTCTAAAACGCGACGCGACAAGGATGCCTTACGGGCGACGTCGGCGACCGTGATCGATCTGTGCAGATTCTGGCGAATATACGCCAAAGCCGTAACCAGATCTGCATCGGTGACGGCATAAGAATCTGTCGATTGCCGAATTCGCATTTCGACCTGAGGAGCGACAGTAACAACCTGCGCAGCAAGACTCGATTGCTGCAGATGACGATGTAGCAGTTGAGCAACTTCCATACCTAGCTGACGCCACGGAATCTCCACCGTCGACAAGGTTGGCAGCGATAGTTCCGAAATGCCCCGATGATCTCCGACCGCAACGATCGAAAAATCGTCGGGAATGCGGCGCTGTTGGCGCCTAGCGAGTTCGCAGAGTTGAAAACCAAGGTGGTCGGTCGCTGCAAAAACACCTATCGGCTGAGGCAACTCGAGTAAATCGACCGCGGAGCTCTCGCCAGTGCATGGCCGACCGTCCTCGAACAGACTCGAGCCCGTCATTTGGCAGGACCATATTTTCGAAATCGATTCCTTCTTGAGCAATTGGGTAAAGCCGTCCGCTCGTTCTTTTTGTTTTTCATCTCGACTGTTGAACACACACACGAATCGTCGATGCCCCTGGCCCAATAAATGCGTTGCCGCAGCGCGGCCAAGCGTTGCTTGGTCAAATACTAATTGTGGCCAATTGCCGCGCAGTGGCTGGCAGCTTAGCGAAACCAGCGGACAGTCGAGCGTGGCAAAAGCGCGGTCGGTACGACCACGCTGAATGATGGCGATTACGCCCTGCGGTTGCCAGCGACGAAGCTCCTCGAAGGAGCAATCGTCGCTACATTCCCAACGTACCAAACTTTGATTCGATGCCCGCCAGAATTCCAGCGCCCCGGCAAGGGCGTCTTTCGTGCCTGCGGAATACTGCTGCAATAGGATTAATATTCGGTCGATTGGTGATTTCATCGGAGGCTCTCAAGATGCATCGCAAAATCGAGAATTTTTTGCGCAAAATCGGATTGCGAAAACGGCGCAAGCTTACCATATTAATTCAATCGAGCAAGCACTTTCGGGGGGAAGGGCGAGGCACCGCCGTCCTGGGAATGGAAAGGAACGGCAACATGGTAGCACAGCTATCACGATCGACGACCGGCTCGGCAGGTTCAGCATTGGCAGCCGAAACTTGTCATTGCGGTGGATTTGCAGCCGTTGTGGATGCCTCGCTTGCCAGAGAAGTCTGGAAAGAGTACGGATGGGCAGAAATTCTGCCCATTGCTGGAACAGTTTTCAAAATAGGCGCCAGCTTGCGATTCGAGATCGGCGCTCGGTTTCACCCCGCTCTGAAACTTGTCGAAGGCGAAACTGCGATCGCATTGCGGATTTTACGGGACAAGGCGGCCGGTACAAGTCGATTGGGGCGGTGGTTATGCGACATTGGTGCTTGGCCGTAGGCTCGTTGCTGGTAATGCGCTGTGGCATGGCCGATGGTACCGAAGTTCGGTGAAAGCGAGATTGAATTAAAGTTGCGGTTGGTTTAACTGGAACCAGATTTCAGCTCAGTTGGGATGATCTGTTTGTGTGGATGTACGGACAAGAGAAATTGGCTTGCAACCAGGAGTTAGCGACGCTGAGTAAAACAAAGTTGTAATCATAAGCACGTTCCCTCACCAATTCCAAGTTCGCCGTGATCTTTGGCTGCCGTTAGTCGTCGGTATGGCGCCTGGTGGTATCGTGGCTAAGATCGAGCGAGTTGGAAGCTCCGATGTTTTCGTGTCGTGTTGGAATTGACGAGAAGTGCGTGATCAAGTTGCAGTGCAGGCCAAGGCAAGGCCATGGCTGCTGCTTGAAATTGATCGGGCCAAAAACGATCAGCATGAGGCAACGAAGATTGCGGCAGGTGTGCCGCGCAGGGGAAAAACCCGTTTCACTCGCGAGGGATTGCGTTCAGGGATGACGCACATAGTTAGCAAAATTCGTGCAGAAAAATCGGTGTCGCGCAACCGACGGGAACGGAGTGCGCGCAGATAAAATAATTGACTCTTCGGGAAGCTGCGACAGTTGAACATCTGTAAGGATTATCTTGAGTTGGGGGTCTGTAGCAGTTGCTGATGCGCCATGAAACGCGCTGCTGCTAAACTACCCAAGACTTCTGCTTTGCCTTCCGAAGCGGCAATTGCGCTTTCGCGGATCCAGGCAGCAGCGGTTGCGGCCATGGCGGCGATTTTGATCTGGGCGTACTGGCCCACGATGATCAATCTGGTAACCGCGTGGTGGAACGTCGACGACTATTCGCACGGCTTCCTGGTCATTCCCCTTGCGGTGATATTTCTCTATTGGCGAGCCGCCTCGCGACCGAGCTTTGATGGACAGTTCCACGCCGCCGGCCTGGGGATGATCGCGGCCGCTGCGGCGCTGCGATGGATTGGAGCGAACGTCTTCATCGAAGCATTCGATGGTTGGTCGCTCATACTTTACGTGGTTGGCATTGTGTGGTTGGTGGGAGGTTGGCCAGTCGTTCGCTGGGCAATGCCGGCGCTGGGTTTCTTGTTTTTTATGGTGCCGTTGCCGTATCGCATGGAAACTGCCCTCAGTTTGCCACTGCAAAAGATTGCCGCACGGGGAAGTTGTTGGCTGTTGCAGTCACTGGGGCAGCCGGCCCTGCAGGAAGGGACTACGCTCGTGATTCGGGATATCCATTTGGAGATCAGCCGAGCATGTTCCGGGCTGCGGATGTTTACTGGAGTCATCGCATTGGCGTACGTTTTTGCCGTGCTTTCGAAACGACCGTGGTGGGATAAGGTGGTTATCCTGGTCGGTGCAATTCCGGCGGCCATCGTCGCCAACATCATTCGCATTACGGCTACGGCATTGCTATACCGAGTTTTTGCAGGCGAGGCAATCCGGCAATCGATTCACGACTTTGCCGGCTGGTTTACCATCTTCGTAGCCGCCATATTGCTGGGAATCTTGTCGCAGTATCTGAAGCGATTGATTGTCGAATCGCAAGTCGTTGGGAATCGCGAACTGCTCAGCTCAAGCGTTTCCTAGTATGGATACATCTTGGATTTGCACCACTGCCCGATTCTGAGGGTCAAACAGCCATGAGTGATTTCCCCGACAAACGACCGCCGGCGCGTGCGCTGTCGATCGTGCCGAAGGCGTCGATCGCGCAGCAAGCCGCTGGTGGATCTTCCCTAGGCCCCAAGGATCCGTTGACGCTGAATTTCGTCTTGCGCGCACTGCAGCAATGGTGGAAAATCGCGCTACCGCTGGCGCTGATATTGTCGAGCACTGCGGTGATTATCGCCTGGATATCGTTTGAACTAAGCTATCGTGCCTCCGCATGGCTGCAAATCAAGGAGCAACAAGAGTACTTGGCCTTTCGTTCCGAGCGCGATGGTCAGCGATTTTCGCAGACGCAGCTCGAACTGATTCGAGGCCCAATCGTGCTCGAGAGGCTACTGTCCACTCCCAAGATCTCCAAGCTTCCGGAAGTCAACGAACAGACCGATCCACTGGAATGGCTCAAAAAACGCCTGACCGTCAAGAACGTCGGAGGGTCGGAATTGTTTGAGGTGTCGTTCGCCGGCCCCAACCCGGAAAACTCGGCGATGATCGTCAATTCCATCGTGGATTCCTACCTGGATGTCACGAGTCGAGACAATGCTGCGCAGCGGATGAAGGTCGTCGAGTTGCTCAACAAACAAAAGGACCGCTGGGCCAACGAAGTGAAGAATGCCCGCGACACGGTGCGCAGCTTGGCCAAGCAAATCACCAACAAGGATCCATTCATCGATAACAGCGATCGCCAAACGACTGTCATCGGATCCCCGCTGGCGGTTTTGCAGGGCATGCTCATCCACGCCGAGGTGGACCGAACCATTCTGGAAGCGGAGACGCAAGCACTCAAGGAGACGCTGAACAGTGAAAAATTAGAAGTTTCGGAGCAGCAACTTCAAGAGTCCATTGCCGAGCATCAGGAAATTCAGCATCTAAAGGCCGATTTGGAGGCCGATCAGAGCGCGCTAGTCGCGGTGGAAAAGAAGGCCGGTCCCGCAAGCAAGGAGTACGTCGAGCATTACCGGCATAAAGTCGAAAATGACCAACAGAAATTAGCGACGCGAACGTCGCAGTTGCGCGAAGAAATGCGCCAAAAGATTTCTGCGCTCGACAAACTGCAACGCGACCAACTGATTCACGATAAAGAAATACAATTGACCAATTTGATTCGGCAACATGCGTTGCTGCAAGATCGCGTGACTAAAGAACTCAAGAATCAAGTGCAATCGCAAGGTGACACCGTCGAATTGGAATTTGCCAAGGGAGAACTGGAGCAAGCAGAAGGGGTGTTTCAGCGAATTTCCGATCGCGTGCTTGCGCTCACGACCGAATCGGTCGCCCCGGAACGAGTGGTGCTGCAAAAACCGGCGAGCGTCCCGGCGGCGCCTGAAGAGAAATCGCCCTTGAAAATGGCCGGCATGGCCGGATTGGCCGCATTCTTCCTGCCGTTTGCCTTGGCGATCGCATGGGAACGGCGAGTCAAGCGAATTCTTGATGCCCAGCAAATTCTAGAGGAATCATACTTGCCGGTAGCGGGCGAAGTTGCCGCGTTGCCGATACGGCGACTCTTCGGTCGCGCGCGGGGGGCGCGCAATCTTTCGCGGGCGCGCTACGTGTTCGAGGAAAGCATCGACAGCTTACGGACGAGTCTCGTGTTGTCCGACGAACTACGCGATCTACAAATCATCGCAGTGGTCAGCTCCGTCAGCCGTGAAGGCAAAACGAGCCTGTCGGCACAGTTGGCGGTCAGCCTGGCGCGCGCCTGCAATCAACCCGTGCTGTTGATCGACGCCGACATCCGCTCCCCCGATCTGCATCAGATTTTCGAGGTGCCACTGGAGCCGGGCCTCGTCAAGGTGCTCAACGGGCAGAATCAGCCACCGGAGGCGATTCAGCTAGGAAAAAACCAACTGGTACACCTTCTGCCAGCGGGGCGGCTGCACAAGAGCCCGCATACCCTCATGGGACACGGCGCATTCAAGACGCTGCTCGATCAATTTCGGCCTAATTACCGCTACATCGTTGTCGATACGCCCCCCGTTCTTTCCGCCAGTGAATCGCTGGTAGTCGCCAAAGCCGCTGATGGTGCGCTGCTTTGCACCCTTCGAGAGACGAGTCGAGCACCGCAAGTCAAGCTCACCTACGACCGATTATTGCGCGCCGGCGCCAATGTCATCGGAGTAGTTCTGAGCGGGGTGCCTACGAGCCACTATGCTCACAAATACGGATCGTACGCATATAACCACCGTTAATGATCTCTGGCGATTTCTCCGTCGATAGTTCCACCGCACGCGAAGATCTACACTCTGTGACGCGCTCCGTCAACAATATTCAGTACGTGCTCAATGTACCGCTGTTGATTGCGACCGCGCTCGTCGGCGCGCTTGCAATAGTGGGCGGGTATTTCTGGCACGGCTGGCAAGTGAACCAACTGGCTGCATCCCTGAAAGAGCGGTCGAAGCAGCTTGCGGAAGAGAAAAAATACGACGATGCCATCGGCGATTTGTTGCAATACGTTCAAATTCGCCCTCAAGACGTCGAGGGAAGAATTGAGCTGGCCCAATTGTTGGACCGGATTGCAGTGGACTTGCGCGGGAAAACCCAAGCAATCGCACAATTTCGCCGGGCAGTTCTGCTAGCTCCAGAGCGGCACGAGGTGCGGCTACGATTGGCCGAGCTATTGCTGGAAACCGCCAAATTTGGTGATGCCAAAGTTCAAGCGAGTGAAGTCCTACGGGCCCAGCAGAAAGACTCGAAGGCTTCGCAAATCCTTGCTCTTGCAAGCTTTTTCGAATCGTTAAATAGTGCCAAAGCCGATTGGTCGTCGATTCGAGATCAACTCGTTCGCGCCTTACAGGAAAACCCTGCCGACTTGAAGCTGGCAGCCTGTGCGGCCGAAATCTACCGCAACAAGAAACTAACGCTGGAGCTACAAAATACTGGCCAAGGCGGAAGCAACTCCGATTTGCTAAGAGACAAATTAGCGGACCAAATTATCGACCAATTGGTCGAGGCCAACAATCAGTCGGCGGCAGCGTTATTGGCTCGATATCGTTATCGTCAACGCTTTGGCCTTGCCGGTTCCAACGACGATCTCGACGAGGCGATTCGCAAAGCGCCAGACGACCCCGCTGTGTTGCTGGCGGCGGGCGAGCGTGCCGCTCAAAACCAACAGAGAGACGAGGCTGAAAAGCTCTTTTCAAAGCTGGTCGTGGCGAGTCCGAAGGACCGACGCGGTTACATTTATTTGGCGCAGCTACAAAGTGAGCGCAAGGATCGTAGCGCCGCCATCAAATCGCTCCGCGCAGGTATTTCGGCTGTCGGCGGCACCGATCTATTACTCGGTTGGCGATTGGCGGATTTACTGATCGACGAACGAGATTTTGCCGCTGCCGATGCAGTGCTGAAGGATCTCGAGGCGAGCATTCAAAAAAGTCAAGCGATTTTACCGCAAGCGCTGCGCGATTCGATGCAGGCGGAAACGGATGTGATCCACGCCCGCTGGTGGGCCGCTCAGGGCAGGCTGCTCCGTGCAGCCGCGATCCTCGATCGACTGCTGAACTTGAAATTCACGCCCTTGGACGGCGAGCGGTACGTCACTGCTCCCATTCAGGTCATGCGGATGCTCGGCGAGATTCTGATGCGATCCGGCCAGTGGGATCGAGCAACGGTCGCGTATGAGAACCTATTAGCCGCGAATCCAGATCTTGCCGATGCTCGAGCGAACGCGGCGAAATCCAGCTTGATGGCCGGGCAAGTCGATGCCGCCATACGTCACCTCGAAATGGTGATCAAGCCGGCGGCGTTGCAAGGAAGGGCGTCTTCAGAACTCAATTTGCTCTATGCTCAAGCCTTGTTCCAACATGAGATCCGCCACCCTGAAGCAGAGCGCAATTGGGATAAGTTCAATGCCGTGCTGGCCCAGGAGGCGAAGGCACAGGAAGCGCAGAAGCGGGAGTTAAAGACAGCAGATGCTTCGGCCGAGATAGCAGAGACTGCGGAAGCAAGAAGCAAATCCTCCCATTGGCCATGGCTTGTCTTGAAGGCAGAATATGAGATGGCCAGCGGAAGTCGCGAGCAGGCAATTGCCGACCTCAATAAAGCCGAGCAAGAAAATCCGGCTGACGATGCGTGCTTGCGAGCGATTGCTACTGGATACGAACGCTTAGGGCAAACCGTCGATGCCGATCGCGTGCTCGACGCGTGGCAAAAATTGAATCCCGCTCGGCCGGATGCGCTCTTGGCGAAAGCGACCGTACTGGTCCGGCGTGGAATGGTGGACGAGGCCCGCGCGCTCTTGGCCCCCGTGAAAGATTCGCTGCCGGAACCGGGACGATCGGAAGTGTTGCGTCAGCTTGCCCGCATTCAGGCTCACCAGGGGAACCTCGTTGCTGCCCGCGATGCAATGGCCGAATTATCGACCGCTCATCCGGACAACCTTGAATGGCTCAAAGAGCTTGTCGAGTTGGCGTTTCAGACTGCGGATTTCGCGACGATCGAGAAATGCGAGCAGCAACTGAAAAACGAATTTGAGGGGGAGGATGGAGCCTGGTGGCGGTTTTATCGCGCGCGGCGTTTGCTCGAGGTGGCTAAAGGCGAGAAAAATGAAAACGGTGCCTTGCTCGCAGAAGCGCAGCAACTAGCTCAATCGCTGGAAACGGCTCGCCCCACCTGGCCGGAGTCGCATTTGCTGCGAGGCAAAGTTGCCGAGCAAATCGGCAAGCCGCAGGATGCAATTGCCGCCTATCGTCTTGTTCTCGAACTCGACGATCAGCGGACGGCAGTCCGCGAGCGACTCATCGAACTCCTCTTGAGCAACCAACAAATCGCCGAGGCTGAGAAAGCGCTTGCGCAGATGCGAGAAAGTGAAAAGTCCGCGAGGTTGTCGCAATATGAGATCGCTTTGTCCACTCAGCAGGGGAATACCGATCGCGCGGTCGATTTGGCTGAGTCGATGGTGCGACGCGACCCCAATAGTCCGCTTTCTCATATCTTGCTTGCGCAATCGCGCCTACTGCAAAAGGAGAATGACAAGGCTGAGGAGGAACTGCGAAAAGCCGTTGAACTAGGGCCGGCAGACTATCGAGCGTGGGGCGCATTGTTGCTGTTCTACGTCCATACTCAACGTCCTCAGCAAGCGCGACATGCGCTTGAGCAAATCGAAAAGAAGGTCGATCTGCCCGCCGACGCGAAAGCTGCACTGTTAGGACAAGGATATGAATTGATCGGCGACGTGGCTGCCGCGGAAAAATATTACAAGACTGCCACTTCGCTCAATCCCGACAGCTTGAAGCTCAAACAGCGACTCACATCGTTGTTGGTGCGAACTGACAGCAGCGAAGCCGACGCCGCTCTGGAAACACTTGAACGACTGGCTTCCCGCGGCGAAGATCGTCGACGGGTGGCCGCTCTGTTGAGCAGCCAGCGAGATAATCCGCAATCGATCGAGAGAGCGCTTGCGGAATTGAGCTATCCTGAAAAGGATGCGGCCGAAGCAGCGCAGAATCATCGCCTGAAAGTCAAGATCTTGCTCGATCGAAATGCGCCCGGCGACCGCGATCAAGCTATTGAGATCCTCTCCAGTTTGACTGAGCAGCCCGCCTTTGCCGCACCGCAAGACCATCTGTTTCTGGCTGGCTTGATGGAGGCGAAAGGAAACCAGTCTGTTGCCCGGCAACAATTTGAAGCCGCGGCAACGTCGCCTCGCGCTGAGCCGATGCATTGGGGACTATTTGCCGACTTTCTCTTGCGGCACCATTTCCCTAACGAAGCCGCTACTTGGATTCGCCGACTGGAGGAACAAGAACCCGGTCGCTTCGCTACCATTGCGCTGCGCGCCCGGCTGACGCATCGCCAAGGAAAAAGCGAGCAGATCGAACAGCTCGTTAAGCCGGTGATCGATGCGCTGCTGGCCGCTGCGGAAGAGAAAAAAGATGTCGCACAGAAGGCCAATATCAATTTGGCGACCGGCCAACTCTATTTGCAAGTCGAACAGCCGAAAGCCGCGCTTCCGTA is part of the Pirellulales bacterium genome and harbors:
- a CDS encoding exosortase/archaeosortase family protein, which produces MKRAAAKLPKTSALPSEAAIALSRIQAAAVAAMAAILIWAYWPTMINLVTAWWNVDDYSHGFLVIPLAVIFLYWRAASRPSFDGQFHAAGLGMIAAAAALRWIGANVFIEAFDGWSLILYVVGIVWLVGGWPVVRWAMPALGFLFFMVPLPYRMETALSLPLQKIAARGSCWLLQSLGQPALQEGTTLVIRDIHLEISRACSGLRMFTGVIALAYVFAVLSKRPWWDKVVILVGAIPAAIVANIIRITATALLYRVFAGEAIRQSIHDFAGWFTIFVAAILLGILSQYLKRLIVESQVVGNRELLSSSVS
- a CDS encoding substrate-binding domain-containing protein is translated as MKSPIDRILILLQQYSAGTKDALAGALEFWRASNQSLVRWECSDDCSFEELRRWQPQGVIAIIQRGRTDRAFATLDCPLVSLSCQPLRGNWPQLVFDQATLGRAAATHLLGQGHRRFVCVFNSRDEKQKERADGFTQLLKKESISKIWSCQMTGSSLFEDGRPCTGESSAVDLLELPQPIGVFAATDHLGFQLCELARRQQRRIPDDFSIVAVGDHRGISELSLPTLSTVEIPWRQLGMEVAQLLHRHLQQSSLAAQVVTVAPQVEMRIRQSTDSYAVTDADLVTALAYIRQNLHRSITVADVARKASLSRRVLELRFLEHLRQTPMEFIRLLRLETSRKLLSDQRKSIAQIAQQCGFSSSTHFGVAFRRQYTITPSEFRLRMRSGSDVNAERLSTIADDESPTNGEMLRQNWP
- a CDS encoding GDP-mannose 4,6-dehydratase; protein product: MNRILVTGGAGFIGSHLIDRLVATGRDVTVIDNFDAFYSREEKQRNLQPHLQLDRIRLIEADIVNDNLNDRLGSESFDAIVHLAALAGVRPSLERPIEYQRVNVLGTTQLLEYARRRTVRQFVFASSSSVYGNNSDFPWREDSSAPSPISPYAASKLAGEALGRVYSALFGIRFIALRFFTVYGPRQRPDLAIRRFAQSILADRPIALFGDGSSTRDYTYVDDIVDGIMAAISYQQSSFEAINLGNHRDIGLLQLVREIELALGRRATIQWLPAQPGDVERTCASITKAQALLHYDPQVSLQRGLQKFCEWLRPLVIK
- a CDS encoding tetratricopeptide repeat protein, encoding MTRSVNNIQYVLNVPLLIATALVGALAIVGGYFWHGWQVNQLAASLKERSKQLAEEKKYDDAIGDLLQYVQIRPQDVEGRIELAQLLDRIAVDLRGKTQAIAQFRRAVLLAPERHEVRLRLAELLLETAKFGDAKVQASEVLRAQQKDSKASQILALASFFESLNSAKADWSSIRDQLVRALQENPADLKLAACAAEIYRNKKLTLELQNTGQGGSNSDLLRDKLADQIIDQLVEANNQSAAALLARYRYRQRFGLAGSNDDLDEAIRKAPDDPAVLLAAGERAAQNQQRDEAEKLFSKLVVASPKDRRGYIYLAQLQSERKDRSAAIKSLRAGISAVGGTDLLLGWRLADLLIDERDFAAADAVLKDLEASIQKSQAILPQALRDSMQAETDVIHARWWAAQGRLLRAAAILDRLLNLKFTPLDGERYVTAPIQVMRMLGEILMRSGQWDRATVAYENLLAANPDLADARANAAKSSLMAGQVDAAIRHLEMVIKPAALQGRASSELNLLYAQALFQHEIRHPEAERNWDKFNAVLAQEAKAQEAQKRELKTADASAEIAETAEARSKSSHWPWLVLKAEYEMASGSREQAIADLNKAEQENPADDACLRAIATGYERLGQTVDADRVLDAWQKLNPARPDALLAKATVLVRRGMVDEARALLAPVKDSLPEPGRSEVLRQLARIQAHQGNLVAARDAMAELSTAHPDNLEWLKELVELAFQTADFATIEKCEQQLKNEFEGEDGAWWRFYRARRLLEVAKGEKNENGALLAEAQQLAQSLETARPTWPESHLLRGKVAEQIGKPQDAIAAYRLVLELDDQRTAVRERLIELLLSNQQIAEAEKALAQMRESEKSARLSQYEIALSTQQGNTDRAVDLAESMVRRDPNSPLSHILLAQSRLLQKENDKAEEELRKAVELGPADYRAWGALLLFYVHTQRPQQARHALEQIEKKVDLPADAKAALLGQGYELIGDVAAAEKYYKTATSLNPDSLKLKQRLTSLLVRTDSSEADAALETLERLASRGEDRRRVAALLSSQRDNPQSIERALAELSYPEKDAAEAAQNHRLKVKILLDRNAPGDRDQAIEILSSLTEQPAFAAPQDHLFLAGLMEAKGNQSVARQQFEAAATSPRAEPMHWGLFADFLLRHHFPNEAATWIRRLEEQEPGRFATIALRARLTHRQGKSEQIEQLVKPVIDALLAAAEEKKDVAQKANINLATGQLYLQVEQPKAALPYLQNAYEGVATAYVPLVSTLVQLKQIQEAMDICRKVAEDRANAQPAVILATALLTTGATPTDMEIGEPIFSTALQKYGDNIELLMALASIRFMQGRYSDVISLSQQVLDRDPNHVLAMNNLASLLAESDDRASRARSIEIIERALKIEGRLPTLLDTKGMALFHQGQTDEAVKYLKEAVAGSPSEPRFLFHLAVAYHRLGDREQAKSNLQLAREKKLPLNQLTPTEKRLLEELIDQNARNLQTSNPRTSGGAR
- a CDS encoding polysaccharide biosynthesis/export family protein translates to MKLTAALVGFLAMSGCGILPHAAAPNRPAVDLAVHPMAPRELTKVILPTYRIEPPDVLQIDAINAVPKPPYRLRTFDSVVLQVTNTLPDAPISGTFVVEPGGVINLGYPYGRVKVSGMTVDTARTAIETQLKQTLKDPILSLALGDIAGKQQISGQHLVTQDGTVTLGTYGSVLVVGQTLAEAKRSIEQHLSQSLEEPEVSVDVYAYNSKNYYVVTQGAQLGDGVSKFPVTGNETVLDAISQISGLTSVSSTTIWIARPGHNAEGCDQIMPVDWVGLTQRGDPTTNYQLLPGDRVYVAQDELVATDNLMAKIISPMERVFGITLLGSGTVFNLKRGGFGGGGGGF
- a CDS encoding polysaccharide biosynthesis tyrosine autokinase, yielding MSDFPDKRPPARALSIVPKASIAQQAAGGSSLGPKDPLTLNFVLRALQQWWKIALPLALILSSTAVIIAWISFELSYRASAWLQIKEQQEYLAFRSERDGQRFSQTQLELIRGPIVLERLLSTPKISKLPEVNEQTDPLEWLKKRLTVKNVGGSELFEVSFAGPNPENSAMIVNSIVDSYLDVTSRDNAAQRMKVVELLNKQKDRWANEVKNARDTVRSLAKQITNKDPFIDNSDRQTTVIGSPLAVLQGMLIHAEVDRTILEAETQALKETLNSEKLEVSEQQLQESIAEHQEIQHLKADLEADQSALVAVEKKAGPASKEYVEHYRHKVENDQQKLATRTSQLREEMRQKISALDKLQRDQLIHDKEIQLTNLIRQHALLQDRVTKELKNQVQSQGDTVELEFAKGELEQAEGVFQRISDRVLALTTESVAPERVVLQKPASVPAAPEEKSPLKMAGMAGLAAFFLPFALAIAWERRVKRILDAQQILEESYLPVAGEVAALPIRRLFGRARGARNLSRARYVFEESIDSLRTSLVLSDELRDLQIIAVVSSVSREGKTSLSAQLAVSLARACNQPVLLIDADIRSPDLHQIFEVPLEPGLVKVLNGQNQPPEAIQLGKNQLVHLLPAGRLHKSPHTLMGHGAFKTLLDQFRPNYRYIVVDTPPVLSASESLVVAKAADGALLCTLRETSRAPQVKLTYDRLLRAGANVIGVVLSGVPTSHYAHKYGSYAYNHR